In Nilaparvata lugens isolate BPH chromosome 5, ASM1435652v1, whole genome shotgun sequence, the following proteins share a genomic window:
- the LOC111053202 gene encoding leucine-rich repeat extensin-like protein 3: MSEIEKRENVDHSLLESWTKDIVAFTDTAFKRPPTQGFVAEYMMYCGVDYLLLSGFFILVSNTQNPLVDRTGQYIFTFPSAGPNYYVKTPEETLFATQEVVPERPQIGFAPPASTNTDQEGSVDQAAISAPPRRKPGFFGNTPFLNRLPPVPPPPKPPPPPPPPPTPSKFVRPTPPQGQFMGSPPIDLPPPPPPPPPPQLLTHSKKPDKSPNSRRPPPPPPTSNRKPSRPAAASAAPAAPAEEYGPPDQMSQPAAEYGPPEQMSQPAAEYGPPELQPAAEQLAPSSSQFPPSVPQSGYAILPPSYNLSQRSTDYPGTDDTVLDTVGEYYFSYETPEGSKRAEQGSHPRYEDGVRSLLVKGSYSYTSPEGKPVQVYYKADRQGYRPENTIQH, encoded by the exons ATGAGTGAAATAG AGAAGCGGGAAAACGTGGATCATTCTTTGTTGGAGAGTTGGACAAAAGACATTGTTGCGTTTACCGATACAGCGTTTAAGCGGCCCCCAACACAAGGCTTTGTTGCGGAGTACATGATGTATTGTGGAGTG GACTACCTATTATTATCAGGATTTTTCATCCTAGTGAGCAACACCCAAAACCCACTGGTTGACCGAACAGGCCAGTACATCTTCACATTCCCTTCAGCGGGACCAAACTACTACGTCAAGACACCGGAAGAAACGTTGTTTGCGACACAGGAAGTAGTTCCCGAACGTCCGCAAATCGGTTTCGCTCCTCCAGCTTCAACAAACACAGATCAAGAAGGCTCAGTCGACCAGGCAGCCATCAGTGCACCACCCAGGCGAAAGCCTGGGTTTTTCGGGAATACTCCTTTCCTGAACCGTCTACCTCCTGTACCACCCCCGCCTAAGCCACCTCCACCGCCTCCGCCGCCACCAACACCTTCAAAGTTTGTGAGACCGACCCCTCCTCAAGGGCAGTTCATGGGCAGTCCTCCCATAGATCTACcgcctcctccacctccaccaccacctccgCAACTGCTCACACATTCCAAGAAACCGGACAAAAGTCCGAACTCGAGGAGacctccgcctcctcctccgaCTTCCAATCGAAAACCATCAAGACCAGCTGCAGCTTCTGCTGCACCTGCTGCACCTGCTGAAGAGTATGGACCACCTGATCAAATGTCACAGCCTGCTGCAGAGTATGGACCACCTGAGCAAATGTCGCAGCCTGCAGCAGAGTATGGACCTCCAGAGCTGCAACCTGCTGCAGAACAGTTGGCACCTTCATCAAGTCAGTTTCCTCCTTCGGTTCCACAATCTGGATATGCTATTCTACCGCCATCTTACAATCTGTCACAGAGGTCTACAGACTATCCTGGAACAGATGATACTGTACTCGACACTGTTGGCGAGTATTACTTCAG CTACGAGACACCAGAGGGCTCAAAACGTGCTGAACAAGGATCACATCCCAGATATGAGGATGGAGTCAGGAGTCTGCTGGTAAAAGGCTCTTACTCCTACACATCACCGGAAGGCAAGCCTGTCCAGGTTTACTACAAGGCTGATCGTCAAGGATATCGGCCAGAGAATACTATTCAACATTga
- the LOC111053203 gene encoding spore coat protein SP85-like has protein sequence MLLLVLYIVSLIGLSSPDNDCSLTGKQLIYYPYYQGAQPISWLTTTPAILTTTTTTTSTTSPPPPPPPTSPPTLPPTPPPTPPPTFPPQTPPPQPLITGVNPYDNNYNNIYNEYLSTYINVPMYAGAQVIATHPNKTQILQMQKPPQVYKPPVILPPVAPPQTPPPPLPVPVPAKPSDIRPEFVMVDTMVPHKSGREP, from the exons ATGTTATTGCTG GTGCTGTACATTGTGTCACTTATTGGCCTATCATCGCCTGACAATGACTGCAGCCTAACTGGAAAGCAACTCATCTATTACCCATACTACCAGGGAGCACAGCCCATTTCATGGCTGACAACAACACCAGCAATCCTGACAACAACTACAACAACAACTTCAacaacttctcctcctcctcctcctcctcctacttctccaccGACACTTCCTCCTAcgcctccacctactcctccaccaACCTTTCCCCCACAAACTCCTCCCCCTCAACCACTGATCACCGGTGTGAACCCCTACGATAACAATTACAACAACATTTACAACGAGTACTTATCAACGTACATCAATGTGCCGATGTATGCCGGGGCACAAGTGATCGCTACACATCCTAACAAGACTCAAATACTGCAGATGCAAAAACCACCGCAAGTGTATAAACCACCAGTGATTCTCCCCCCTGTGGCTCCTCCTCAgactccccctcctcctcttcctgtACCGGTGCCGGCCAAACCATCCGATATAAGACCCGAATTTGTAATGGTGGATACGATGGTGCCCCATAAGTCTGGCAGGGAGCCCTGA